From the genome of Rhizobacter sp. AJA081-3:
TCGGCCAGCGACTGGCTGATGCAGTCGGTGGCGATGACGACCATCGCCAAGCGCTCGATCAACGCCGAGGCGCACGTGATCATCGCCGGCTACGGCCGCAGCGGCCAGAACCTGGCGCGCATCCTCGAGGGCGAGCACATTCCCTACATGGCGCTGGACCTCGACCCCGATCGCGTGCGCCAGGCCGCTGCCGCCGGCCAGAGCGTGGTGTTCGGCGACGCCGCCAGGCTGCAGAGCCTGATGGCGGCCGGCCTGGCGCGTGCCAGCGCGGTGGTGGTCAGCTACCAGGACACCGCCTCGGCGCTGAAGATCCTTCGCCTGGTGCAGGAACATGCACCGAAGGTGCCGGTGATCGTGCGCACCATCGATGACTCCGAGATGGAGAAGCTGCGCGCCGCCGGCGCGACCGAGGTGGTGCCCGAGGCGATCGAGGGTTCGCTGATGCTGGCCAGCCATGCGCTCGCGCTCGTCGGCGTGCCGATGCGGCGCGTGATCCGCGTCGTGCAGGACCAGCGCGACGCGCGTTACGGCCTGCTGCGCGGCTACTTCCACGGCGCCGACGACGACACCGCCGATGACCTGCACACGGCGCGCCTGCACAGCATCACGCTGCCGGTGGCCGCCGCCAGTGTCGGTCGCACCCTGGCCGACCAGGCGCTGCATGCCATCGGCGTCACGGTGGTGTCGGTGCGGCGCGCCTCCGGCGCGGTCAGCAAGCCCGACGAGGCCATGGTGCTCGGAGCGGGCGACACCCTGGTGCTGTCGGGGCTGCCCGAGCCGCTGGCGCTGGCCGAGGGCAAACTGCTGGGCCGCACCTAGGAGCCTTGTCACCATGAAGCGCCGCGTTGTTCTGGCCGGGCTCGGCCTGCCCTGGCTCGGCCTGCCGTCGGTCGACAGGGCCGAGGCCGCACCGGCCGTCGATGCGGCAGCGGCACTGCGCCGCGGCGGCGTCGCCGTGCTGCTGCGCCACGCCGCCACCGAGCCAGGCATCGGCGACCCGCCGGGCTTTCGCCTGGACGACTGCGCGACGCAGCGCCAGCTCAGCGAGCAGGGCCGTGCCCAGTCGCAGCGCATCGGCGCCTGGTTCAGCGCGCGCAGCCTGGTGCCAGCCGAGGTGCGCTCCAGCGCCTGGTGCCGCTGCCTCGATACCGCCACGCTCGCCTTCGGCCGCGGGCGGGCCTGGGCGCCCTTGAATTCGTTCTTCGGCGACCGCTCGGTCGAGCCAGGCCAGAGTGCCGAGCTGCGCGCAGCGCTGGGCAAGCTGCCTGCGCAGGGATTCGAGGTGTGGGTGACGCACCAGGTCAACATCTCGGCGCTGACCGGCGTGAGCCCGGGCATGGGCGAGGCCGTCGTGGTTCGCCTGTCAGGCGGGAAGGTCCACAATCTGGCGCGCATCCGCTTCGAAGACTGAGCCGTGGCCCACGACGACCTCCCCGAGCAGACCCCCGCCGACTACATCAAGAGCCACATCCGCACCGTGCCCGACTGGCCGGCGCCGGGCGTGCAGTTCCGCGACATCACGCCGCTGCTGTCGAACCCGCGGGTGTTCCGCGTGCTGATCGACCAGTTCGTGCACCGCTACTTCGACCTGCGCCCGACAAAGATCGCCGGGCTCGACGCGCGCGGCTTCATCATCGGCTCGGTGCTCGCCTACGAGCTGAACGTCGGCTTCGTGCCGATCCGTAAGAAGGGCAAGCTGCCCTTCACGACGGTCGAGGAAACCTACGAGCTGGAATACGGCTCGGCCACGGTGGAGATCCACACCGACGCGGTCGGCCCGGGCGACCGCGTGCTGCTGATCGACGACCTGATCGCCACCGGCGGCACGATGATGGCCGGCATGCGGCTGCTCGAGCGGCTGGGTGCCACGGTGATCGAAGGGGCGGCGATCGTCGATCTGCCGGAACTGCATGGCTCCGACAAGCTGCGCGCCGCCGGGCTGCGGCTGCACACCCTGGTGTCATTCGAGGGGCACTGAACTGCCGGCGGCTGCGCAACGGCACGGCGCCTCGCTGCGGCGCTTCAGCTGAACGGCGTCTGCTTGGCGAGGTTGGCGCGCATGCGCACGGCCATCACGTTGCCGGCGGCGCGCAGGATCTCCAGCACCAGCGCCGGCGAGCGTTGCGACAGCTCCTCGAGGCGCGGGCCGCGCAGTGCCCAGACCTCGCAGGCAGTCATGGCCTCGACATTGGCCATGCGCGGCCCGTCGTTGAACAGCCCCGGCTCGCCCACCACCGAGCCGGCGCGCAGGATGGCGATGCGGCTGCTGCCGGGCACACCGCCGGTGACGAACACCTGCAGCGAGCCTTGGGCAAGGAAGTACATCGAGCGATCGGCGTCGCCCTGCTTGATCAGCAGATCGCCGGAGCGGATCTCGTGGCGCGTCAGGTACGGTGCGATGACTCGCCATTGATCCAGCGTCAGCCTGGCGCGGAAGGCGTCTTCCGCGTTGAGTGTCTGCATGGCCTGGACCAGCGGGGCGATGTCCATCATCTTCCTTGTCGTGGGTGTCCGCGAAGCGGCGCTTTGTGGTCGATTATCGGCCGCGCACTGCGCACACTCAACCCGCAGTCAAGCGTTTGATGCTCCGACTGTCGACGCAGCGCCGCCGCCTGTCGGCCGGACCGCGCCGGTTTACTTCCCGATACAGAAGCGGCCGAAGATCTCGCCGAGCAGGTCGTCGGCCGTGAAGGCCCCTGTGATCTCGCCGAGCGCGTCGTGCGCCAGGCGCAGCTCTTCCGCCAGCAGGTCCAGCGCACCGTCGCGTTGTGCCGCCAGCGCCTGCGCGCGTTCGAGGTGCTCGCGCGTGCGGCGCAGCGCCTGCACGTGGCGCGTGCGTGCGATGAACACGCCCTCGGGTTGCGCGTGCCAGCCGGCCAGTTGCAGCAGCCGCTCGCGCAGAGCTTCCAGCCCCTGGCCGCTGCGCGCCGAGATGACCAGCGCATCGCCCTGCGGCGCGGCACTCGAGGCATCGGCCTTGTTGAACACCTCGACCAGACGCCCCGATGTGGCCAGGCCCTGCGGCCAGCGCTGGGCGATGCGCGCGTCGCCTGCGTCGTAGCCCGCTTCGCCCTGCCGCGTGAGATCGCGCAGAAACACCACCGCGTCCGCGCCCGCGATCTCGGCCCAGCTGCGCGCGATGCCGATGCGCTCGACTTCGTCGGCCGATTCGTCCGGGTCGCGCAGGCCGGCCGTGTCGATCACGTGC
Proteins encoded in this window:
- a CDS encoding histidine phosphatase family protein — translated: MKRRVVLAGLGLPWLGLPSVDRAEAAPAVDAAAALRRGGVAVLLRHAATEPGIGDPPGFRLDDCATQRQLSEQGRAQSQRIGAWFSARSLVPAEVRSSAWCRCLDTATLAFGRGRAWAPLNSFFGDRSVEPGQSAELRAALGKLPAQGFEVWVTHQVNISALTGVSPGMGEAVVVRLSGGKVHNLARIRFED
- a CDS encoding adenine phosphoribosyltransferase, producing MAHDDLPEQTPADYIKSHIRTVPDWPAPGVQFRDITPLLSNPRVFRVLIDQFVHRYFDLRPTKIAGLDARGFIIGSVLAYELNVGFVPIRKKGKLPFTTVEETYELEYGSATVEIHTDAVGPGDRVLLIDDLIATGGTMMAGMRLLERLGATVIEGAAIVDLPELHGSDKLRAAGLRLHTLVSFEGH
- a CDS encoding cyclic nucleotide-binding domain-containing protein; the protein is MDIAPLVQAMQTLNAEDAFRARLTLDQWRVIAPYLTRHEIRSGDLLIKQGDADRSMYFLAQGSLQVFVTGGVPGSSRIAILRAGSVVGEPGLFNDGPRMANVEAMTACEVWALRGPRLEELSQRSPALVLEILRAAGNVMAVRMRANLAKQTPFS